CACTCGATACTCGGTAAGTGTTCAGCCACAAAGACACTAAGAGGCTGTCTGAAAAGTCCCGTTAGGGACGTAATGTTTATAGACATGAGCGCCCACCGTTATTTTTAGCCCCGTTAGGGGCGACATGTTCGTTTTGCTAAGTTTACTTCTTGAACATTTCGCTCCTAACGGAGCTTGGGTTTATGAGAAAAACGGCTACTATAAACATTTTGCCCCTACGGGGCTGATTAACGCATCAACTTTTCAGACGGGCTCTTAGATTCGTTTACAAAAGATCCTTTAGCCATTTATTCAACTTGAGTAGGCCACGAGAGAAATTTGCCAGGCAGCGGCAAACACTCGATGCTCGATGCTCGATACTGGATACTCGATACTGGACACTGGATCCTTTACTAGCACCGAGCATCGAGTATCGAGCATCGAGGATCGAGTATCGAACATCGAGGATCGAGTATCGAACATCGAGCATCGAGGATCGAACATCGAGCATCGAGGATCGAGCATCGAGCCTCGAGCATCGAGGATTGTTTGATGGCGACGGGAGGCCGGGCGATGATATCTATTTTGGAAGAATTAAATCCCCCCCAACGGGAGGCCGTGACCCATCTGGATGGCCCTCTTCTTATTTTAGCCGGAGCCGGGTCAGGAAAAACAAGGGTCATTACCCACCGGATTGCTTATTTACTGAGACAGGGGATAGAACCCTGGAGTATCTTGGCTATGACCTTTACCAATAAGGCCGCCAGGGAAATGAAGGGGCGGGTGGAAAAACTGATCGGCATGGCCGCTCAATCCGTCTGGGTAGCTACCTTTCATTCTACCTGTGTTCGGATCCTGAGGAGGGCCGGGCAGGATTTTACCATTTATGATGAGGCTGATCGAACCAGACTGATCAAGGACTGCCTGAAAGACCTGAATATCGATGAAGGGGTTTATAATCCTACGGCGGTAGCTAAGGCCATCAGCCGGGCCAAAGAGGGGCTGATTTCACCCCAAGAGTATCCGGTGGAATATCGTTTTCACCGGGTAGTTAAACAGGTCTATGAACTTTACGAGGATAGACTGGCTGAGAACAAGGCCTATGATTTTGATGATTTACTGGGCAAGGTCATTGAACTCTGGCAGAAGTCCCCGGAAACACTGAATATTTATCAGGATCGATTTAAACATATCATGGTGGACGAATACCAGGAT
Above is a genomic segment from bacterium containing:
- a CDS encoding phosphotransferase, which gives rise to MLEARCSILDARCSILDARCSILDPRCSILDPRCSILDARC